TTTCTAACGGgtgggaaatttataaaattatcaggaGACGTTTGCATTTCTGTTTTCGTAGTGGTCGTTGATTGATATTCTGTATAGGAATCATAGCTAGGAGTGCTTGATGTTGAAGATGGCCCAGTTGCTGAAATTCTAATTGGATAAGGTGTGGTTACAGGTGAAGGCTTTGGTGTTATAACAACTGTTGGTGAAGATGGCCTTTCATAAGATGTTTGTGGTTTTGGTTTTTCAGTACTTTGAGGTGGTTTTCCCATGTAAATGTTATTCGTGGATTCAATATGATTATTTACCGTTATTTGACTCACGGGTTTCTTGAATGGTTCTTGAGAAATTTCCACGAATTGTGTCTCTTCCCCAGATGTTCCTATATTGGGATTATTTAATACGATGACTGTTGGTGTTACACTTGAGAAGGAGTCAGCGGCGTCATAAGTTGATAAGAAATTCGAAGGAGTAGTTGCTGGTCTTTTCAAAGGCTTTGATGATACGAAGTTTGATGACGAAGTAACCGGTCTTTTTAATGGCTTTGATCCCGTGACGTAGCTTGTAGAGGGCGGTTTTCTGGTAGTTGTAGTAGGTTTAGACGTAGTTGTTGAGCTCACATAACTAAATGTTGTAATAGATTCACCGAATTCATCTGGGTTAGTGGGATATCGATTAAATGCATCTATGTCTTGGCTAGTTGATTGACTAGGTTTAGGTGATGAATAATATGGTTTGATGGGTCTATCATCTTGAGGTATGCTATTTGgtgttgtataaatattaccgTAAGAAGGTTTTTTCGTTGACACaggtttcttatttaaatatgaaacatgTTGTGTACTGCTGGGATATGTTGATGGTTTGAGTGTAACATAGTGTCCAGtagttatgtaataattagGAAAACTACTACTGTATGATACGGGCGTAACTGTAGATGGAGCTGGTGAAGATTTGGTTTCCATAACATCTAAAGTGGATGGAGAACTTACATCATCTTTCATACTAGGAGTACTCTCATTGAGCATTtgtataatactatttatagatgATAGTTCTGGCATTTTTTGCGTATCTTTTGTAATAGTAGATACCATCACATAGTTTTCTGTTGTAGGATGTTTTGTCGTTGTTTTATTTACTGGCTTTGGTTTAAATACAGGTTTGTATACCGGTCGATGTGTTGATACAATAATTGAAGGAGAATGAACTGATGTAGAAGTTGGTGGAACTGTTGGCTTAGTTTGCATTgaagatatttgaatattaaaatctgaTGGTCTTACAACGTCGTTAACTTCTGAACCATTCTTATGTAGAAGTATAGTATCAGCAACGACGTGATTTATCGTGCTGTGTGTGTATACATCTTCTGGTTTAATATAGAAACTGTTATCTTTAGGCGGAGTACTTAAGAGAGTATTTGTAATTTGATTGAAACCTTCAGATATGATTTCTGCTTGGTGACTTTCAGTACTGAGATCTTGCTCCGTCTTCATTGTAGATGTAGACACTGGGTTTGTACTTGGTCTGTATCCGGGGGTGATTACTGGTTTGAAACTATTATGCCAAGCACTCAACTGCTCACCATCATAATCATCAGTCTCCGTTTCAGGGTCAGGGTAATCTAGGTAACTGGTCATAACGACACCGGGGCCTTTGGGTAAATGCGATTGGCTGTCTGAACGTAGCTGACAGCATGCTCCGAAGAGAAATCCATCCATGCATGCACCAACGACCTCTCCGCCTCTTTGCACGCATTCATGATTAAACATGCATATTGTATTGCCTCTGTTATATTTTGCCGCTCGGCTTGCCTTGCAATACGATGGTGTTATCTTATATCCTCCGAATAGTTTACGGCCATCTGAAAAATAATGAAGATATTTAGTCgagaaatattatgtatttataaaatttataaagctaGTTAACATGAATTTGCAGTTCATCAATCTCaccaatgtttattataaataaaaaacagtagCAAAAGTAACAGTTATCgaagtcaaaatataatttactgaaACTGGAGAAGAATTTGTAAACAGGGCATTATTGATTAGATTTACCAATGACAGatacaataatacattaaatatttacatttaaaggtttaaatattaaatgcatcTTACTCATTAGTAATTACaacttattatgatatttttttgaacATCAACTATCTGgtatgttacaataaaaaacgaGCGATATaaagttgtataattttttttatttttgtcttttatttatggtgagagggcacagattatttcgccaatgtcacgtgctcTGGAGAAGACGCGATGGAGATTGAaaggtgcggtcgagattaccgacctaatttagtttttttaatccaTAACCTAAATAGTCGCATAATGTGTGTGACATTTGAGATGTCATTGGTTAGTACTATCAGACGATAAACTGTAGTGCGCACTCATTGACCAGAACAAATAACGCACGCTTCACTGGCTTCCCGTTACaaacttccgtcccttttcacgaaatccCTCTCAGAGATTGCAGGAAAGCATAATGGAAAGATGAAAAGGAAAGATgatacacataaaaaataaatgtattcaataagTACAAATCAAGTAACTGAACATGAAACaaaggtaaaattaattatattaaatgctcagaaaacaaataataaaaaaaataaatatttcataaaagtttCAGAtaagcataattttatttttgaaagtaaaaacAGTTTTCTACGGGGTGTCTAGATCGTTCGCAACGTCGTCATAAATTTTGAAGTATATTCAATTCAGTTCCCGTAAACTTTTGATTGTTAACCTTTTAAGTAAGATTAACTTACGTACACATGCGTAAACActcgtttttttaataaaaaaaaatataagattgcCAATTTCATTAGAAAACTCACATCGTTtcgaaagttaattttataaaatgatttaaaccaATTGCTCTCGCCATATATATGGATTAATCCATAATATATAGATTGGTGAAACTATATTAACGGCATTAGAAAGTGTCGTACGTGACttaaatgaaatagaaaaaacataaaattatatgtaatttactaTATTTCTCGTTTATTTTCAAACACTTGATAATATGCCGGGTAATTTTCTACTAGTTTCCGCGGCTTCCACGTGTGGTTGGGGGGAGGAGGGCAGTTATTATACGCCCTGTGTTTTTTTCTGTATGATCATTAGTTGAGTGGTTAACATAACGAATAAACAGtctcattgttttatttatattagtaaggATGATTTGAATGAGCCTTTACGTGATTTACATAACGCTGATATACAAACTACTTCAttggtggtagaactttgtggatattctatcgtcaaacagTAACACTTAATACTGTGGTTCAGTATGAAGGGTAAAAGAAACAGTGGAATAGTTAGTAGTAAGGAATAGTTCATATTAATTATAGGACCTATGTCCAACGTGGCGATCATTTTCCATCACCAATACACCATAATCGTCCTACAGTTATTGAcgaatttcaaaaatggaataaaataatagtgCCCAATGTTGTGCTGCAAGCAGGTGCTCCTTCTATTACCTCACATTCAGATTGGGTAGACAATCAAACAGAACCAGTTTTAATGCTCAGGACAGAAGGCTTTTTGTGACACGGGATTGTACTCTCAAGAAAGTTCAAACTTCGGTCTGTAACGGGGAATATCCTTATTGAAAAAccgaataaacttaataaaaacccGAGGTATGGCCCTAATCACATTACATGAATGAGTCATTAAAATGAtgtattgcaaataaaaaaaaatccaatcaatatataaatgtgaaaaaaaaatctctttaggAATTTTGAAGTGATTAACGTAAGTCTGAACCTAGCATCAATTGTTTAACAAACCGAAAATCCATTAGACCTTTTTTATCGTGACCAATAAAAATCATTGGAAAGTGTTCCAAATAACTCATTGGATTCCATTACAATACTATTGGTATTCAGAGCGTCTTATCCTGTTCCGgaaatattataactacataCATCATTACACACAAAATATTCACTAGATATTACACGCGACTATGTAGATTCTAATCggattctatttaaattttagcgaTTTTTAGGAGAGTAACtaaggtaatatttattttagtaaatgaaTTGGGTTTTAATGGAATTATCCTTCGTTGTAAGTAATGAAATGTCGAGAACTGACTTTTAATGATACGTGATTTTGATGCTTTTATAACTTTTGTCGCTTATCACTTTTTGACAGTTCACGATTGCGTTCTAAGATGAGTTTCGAGTTCGTTCCGTATGCATGATTCGAGTTCTACGAAATTACTTCTATGACTTCATCGTTACGTTgaggtaaatttttaaatttgtcaaaattgtTGTACGCAATCGCAGAATTAACTACCTATATATACACTTCATTTTTCGCCCGTGCGCTAAGCAGGACGAGATTCTGGCGTACGTTGATAGGGACTGGATGATCTCTgccaaaaacagaaataaatggaATTCTTTAGAGACGGCTTTTACCCTGAGGGGGTCCACAAATGAAAATGGTTCAATTTACTAAATGTGTTGGTTACAATTTATGTTTGTggaataaataaagctattttattattattattatattcactttatttttacttccaaagttccgataacagcttcgtcaaTGTTCAAAACGTCATTATTTCGATAATCTATATTGAATGTCAAAGATacttcaagctctcgaccaatgatatcgcatcaGTTCA
This genomic interval from Vanessa atalanta chromosome 27, ilVanAtal1.2, whole genome shotgun sequence contains the following:
- the LOC125074289 gene encoding serine protease filzig, whose protein sequence is MTVEKCQRYLSDVRRMFFFIVLLIFLDNSPSTCRGEEYDRDGRKLFGGYKITPSYCKASRAAKYNRGNTICMFNHECVQRGGEVVGACMDGFLFGACCQLRSDSQSHLPKGPGVVMTSYLDYPDPETETDDYDGEQLSAWHNSFKPVITPGYRPSTNPVSTSTMKTEQDLSTESHQAEIISEGFNQITNTLLSTPPKDNSFYIKPEDVYTHSTINHVVADTILLHKNGSEVNDVVRPSDFNIQISSMQTKPTVPPTSTSVHSPSIIVSTHRPVYKPVFKPKPVNKTTTKHPTTENYVMVSTITKDTQKMPELSSINSIIQMLNESTPSMKDDVSSPSTLDVMETKSSPAPSTVTPVSYSSSFPNYYITTGHYVTLKPSTYPSSTQHVSYLNKKPVSTKKPSYGNIYTTPNSIPQDDRPIKPYYSSPKPSQSTSQDIDAFNRYPTNPDEFGESITTFSYVSSTTTSKPTTTTRKPPSTSYVTGSKPLKRPVTSSSNFVSSKPLKRPATTPSNFLSTYDAADSFSSVTPTVIVLNNPNIGTSGEETQFVEISQEPFKKPVSQITVNNHIESTNNIYMGKPPQSTEKPKPQTSYERPSSPTVVITPKPSPVTTPYPIRISATGPSSTSSTPSYDSYTEYQSTTTTKTEMQTSPDNFINFPPVRNPMLNSNGTNSSIFNTSVSISDNELDDMDFSTPTWQDDDKLNDKMNLFVNKIVGSLQGTFQELHDIVILDKKPNTTIVRDKTTTVKPPKKTVPTRKPVTTTRKPARITTTTKKPVKTTKKPVKQTTPSKRTTTTTTTTTTTTAAPTTTTKRPVTTTKKSKPTKKVTTTTVTTTVTEQDEITTEQPQVIDYNDKNLCGVRPMMKSGRIVGGKDAKFGEWPWQVLVKESTWMGLVVKNKCGGVLITNRFVTTAAHCQPGFLASLIAVFGENDLSKDAEPRRPIAKNVRRVIVHRQYDAATFENDLALLELDTPVQFDAHIVPICMPQDDTDFTGRVGTVTGWGRLTYNGVVPSILQEVQVPVIDNSACQEMFHAAGHAKKILNSFICAGYANGQRDSCEGDSGGPLVLQRDDGKWQLVGTVSHGIKCAAPYLPGVYMRTTYYKPWLKSLTGVR